Below is a window of Deinococcus radiopugnans ATCC 19172 DNA.
GAGGGCCGTGACCGGGGTGCGGAACTCGTGCGAGAGGACGGCGGTGGCCTCGCGCAGTTCGGCCTCGCGGCGGCGGTGGGCGGTGAGGTCCTCCACGATCAGGGCGCAGGCGTCACCGTCGCGGGTGGCCGCGCAGCGCAGCGTGCGCCCGCTTACCTCCAGCTCCAGCTCGCCGCCGCGCTCGATCAGGGCCTCCAGGGTGTGCCGCCGCACCACCTCCAGCACCGGACGGCCTGCCGCCCGCGCCTGCGACACGCCCCACAGCCGCGAGGCCGCCGCGTTGAGGCGGACCACGGTGCCGCCCTCGCACAGCAGCACCGCCTGGGGCAGCGCGTCGATCCAGAAATCCGCCGTTCCGCCCGTGGAGTTCACTTGGCCTCGGCCCACGGGCGCATGCGGTAGCCCCGGCCGCGCACGGTTTCCAGAAAGGCGGGCCGGCCCACTGTCTCGCCCAGGTGCGAGCGCAGCTGCGTGACGTGCTGGTCCACCGTGCGCTCGCCGCCCAGAAAATCCGCGCCCCACACCCGGTCCAGCAGTTCGGTGCGCGAATAGACCCGCCCGACGTGCTGGGTCAGGAAGGCCAGCAGGTCGAACTCGCGGCGGGTCAGGTTCAGGCGTTGCGCGGCCATCCGGGCCTCGGCGCTGCCCAGGTCGATGGACAGCGGGCCGTTCGCCAGCGTCTGGGGCGTGTCCGGCTGGCTGCGCCTCAGCAGGGCGCGCACGCGGGCCACCAGTTCGGCGGCGCTGAAGGGCTTGGTTAGGTAGTCGTCCGCTCCCGTTTCCAGGCCCTCCACGCGCTCGGCCTCGGCGGCGCGGGCGGTGAGCATCAGCACCGGCAGGCGGCGCAGGTCAGGGTCGGCCCGCACCCGGCGCAGAAAGCCCAGCCCGCTCTCGCCGGGCAGCATCCAGTCCAGCACCAGCGCGTCGGCGCCGTTCAGGGCGTCCAGGCCGCCCGCCGTGGATTCAAGGGCCGTGACCCGCAGCCCGGCGCGCTCCAGGTGAAAGCGCAGCACCTCCCGCACCGTCTCCTCGTCCTCGATGACAACGACGTGGCTCATTGCCCTCCATTCTGAGGGCTCAGGTCAGGGGAATGTCAGGGGAATGGGGCGTATCCTTCCTTTTTTGCCCCCCTTCCGGTGCGTTACCCTGCTCTTGCCACGCTCCGGGCATGGGGCGGGGCCGTCAGCCGGGCACACAGCGCCATCCCTCTCCAGGCTGTTCTGTGAGACGCCTCCCCGGCACGTACAGGAGCTGAGACATGCAAAAGTTCTATACCTCGGAATCGGTTTCGGAAGGTCACCCGGACAAGCTCGCGGACTTCATCTCGGACAGCATTCTGGACGAGTTTCTGCGCCAGGAACCCGGCAGCCGGGTGGCGGTGGAAACGCTGCTGACCACCGGCATGGCCGTGGTGGCCGGCGAGGTCCGCGCCGAGACCGCCCACGTGGACATTCAGAAAACGGTGCGCGAGGCGGTCAAGCAGGTGGGGTATACCCGCGCCAACTACGGCTTCGACGCCGAGTACAGCGCGGTGCTGGTGGCGATCCACGAGCAGTCCCCGGAAATCGGGGCGGGCGTGGACACCTCCGAGGAATGGCGCGAGATGACCCCGGAACAGCAGGCCGATCCGGCCCAGGCCCACAGCCGCATCGGCGCGGGGGACCAGGGGCTGATGTTCGGCTACGCCACCGACGAGACGCCCGAGCTGATGCCGCTGCCGATCTCGCTGGCGCACGCGCTGACGCGCCGCCTGGCCGAACTGCGCAAGGACGGCACGCTGCCCTACCTGCGTCCCGACGCCAAGGCCCAGGTGACGGTGGTGCGCGACGGCGAACCGCACGAGGGCGGGGCGGTCAGCGTGGACACCGTGGTCATCAGCACGCAGCACGACGAGGACGCCACCCAGGAGCGCATCCGGGCCGACATGCTCGAACACGTCATCAGGGCCGTCATCCCAGAGGAATTGCTGACCCCGCAGACCAAGTACTTCATCAACCCCAGCGGGCGTTTCGTGATCGGCGGGCCGCACGGCGACACCGGGCTGACCGGGCGCAAGATCATCGTGGACACCTACGGCGGGGCGGTGCCGCACGGCGGCGGGGCGTTCTCGGGCAAGGACCCCACCAAGGTCGACCGTTCGGCGGCGTACTACGCCCGCTACATCGCCAAGAATCTGGTGGCCGCCGGGCTGGCCCGCCGCGCGCTGGTGGAGGTCGCCTACGCCATTGGCCGCGCCCAGCCGGTCAGCCTGCGGGTGGACACCTACGGCACCGGCACGCTGAGCGACGAGCGGCTGGCCGAACTGGTGGGCGCCCACTTCGACGCCCGCCCGCAGTCGATCATCGCGCAACTGGGCTTGCAGCGCCCGATCTACGCCCAGACTGCCGCCTACGGCCACTTCGGACGCCCGGAGTTCCCGTGGGAGCAGACGGACCGGGCCGAGGGGTTGCGGCTGGCCTCCGCAGGGCAGGAGGCCCAGACCGCCGGGGGGTAACCCCCTGACACCCCACCAGAAAAGAAATAGCCCCCTCCATATGGCAGGGGGCTGTGTCTGGGCCGATTGATCAGGAACGGTGAGCGGCGCTTACGCCTCCAGCCGGGCGTACTCCACGGCCACCCGCGCGGCCACCGCCGCGTTGTGGCGCACCAGCGCGATGTTGGTGTCCAGACTGCGCCC
It encodes the following:
- a CDS encoding winged helix-turn-helix domain-containing protein — its product is MSHVVVIEDEETVREVLRFHLERAGLRVTALESTAGGLDALNGADALVLDWMLPGESGLGFLRRVRADPDLRRLPVLMLTARAAEAERVEGLETGADDYLTKPFSAAELVARVRALLRRSQPDTPQTLANGPLSIDLGSAEARMAAQRLNLTRREFDLLAFLTQHVGRVYSRTELLDRVWGADFLGGERTVDQHVTQLRSHLGETVGRPAFLETVRGRGYRMRPWAEAK
- the metK gene encoding methionine adenosyltransferase, which codes for MQKFYTSESVSEGHPDKLADFISDSILDEFLRQEPGSRVAVETLLTTGMAVVAGEVRAETAHVDIQKTVREAVKQVGYTRANYGFDAEYSAVLVAIHEQSPEIGAGVDTSEEWREMTPEQQADPAQAHSRIGAGDQGLMFGYATDETPELMPLPISLAHALTRRLAELRKDGTLPYLRPDAKAQVTVVRDGEPHEGGAVSVDTVVISTQHDEDATQERIRADMLEHVIRAVIPEELLTPQTKYFINPSGRFVIGGPHGDTGLTGRKIIVDTYGGAVPHGGGAFSGKDPTKVDRSAAYYARYIAKNLVAAGLARRALVEVAYAIGRAQPVSLRVDTYGTGTLSDERLAELVGAHFDARPQSIIAQLGLQRPIYAQTAAYGHFGRPEFPWEQTDRAEGLRLASAGQEAQTAGG